A section of the Thauera chlorobenzoica genome encodes:
- a CDS encoding SDR family oxidoreductase → MIKAIVSGHSRGLGAALADELLARGIAVLGLARHANPALAARHPGRLQEAALDLADPAALAAWLDGPALRDWLADAGTALLVNNAGTLQPMGPPALQDPAAVARAVALNVAAPLMLSAALCAAAPASCIRRVLHVSSGAARKPYPGWSVYCATKAALDHHARAVAADDVAGLRICSLAPGVLDTGMQAEIRATSLARFPLRDRFAEMQRSGGLVAPEEAAMHLVDYLLDDGFGAEPVADLRELTG, encoded by the coding sequence ATGATCAAGGCCATCGTCAGCGGCCATAGCCGCGGCCTCGGTGCCGCCCTTGCCGACGAGCTGCTCGCACGCGGGATCGCGGTGCTGGGGCTCGCGCGCCATGCCAATCCGGCACTGGCAGCGCGCCACCCCGGCCGGCTGCAGGAGGCGGCGCTCGATCTCGCCGATCCTGCTGCGCTTGCCGCGTGGCTGGACGGCCCTGCGCTGCGCGACTGGCTCGCCGACGCCGGCACCGCGCTGCTGGTGAACAACGCCGGCACCCTGCAGCCGATGGGCCCGCCCGCGCTGCAGGACCCCGCCGCGGTGGCGCGCGCGGTGGCGCTCAACGTCGCCGCGCCGCTGATGCTGAGCGCCGCCCTGTGCGCCGCCGCCCCGGCGTCCTGCATCCGCCGCGTGCTGCACGTCTCCAGCGGCGCCGCGCGCAAGCCCTATCCGGGCTGGAGCGTGTATTGCGCGACCAAGGCCGCGCTCGACCACCACGCGCGCGCGGTGGCGGCCGACGACGTGGCGGGGCTGCGCATCTGCAGCCTGGCGCCGGGCGTGCTCGACACCGGCATGCAGGCCGAAATCCGTGCCACGTCGCTGGCGCGCTTTCCACTGCGCGACCGCTTCGCCGAAATGCAGCGCAGCGGCGGCCTGGTGGCGCCGGAAGAAGCCGCGATGCACCTCGTCG
- a CDS encoding CopD family protein, whose protein sequence is MMLDPFLLLLHIAGVVVWVGGMFFAYMCLRPEAASQLEPPPRLRLWRGVLARFFAWVWAAVAAVLGSGLLLVGRAGFAAAPLNQHLMLLLGLAMMAIFVYVVFVPYAALARGVEAADWKGAGAALGRIRQLVGTNLVLGLLTIALATAGQLFG, encoded by the coding sequence ATGATGCTCGATCCCTTCTTGCTGTTGCTGCACATCGCCGGTGTCGTGGTCTGGGTCGGCGGCATGTTCTTCGCCTACATGTGCCTGCGCCCGGAAGCGGCCAGCCAGCTCGAGCCACCGCCGCGGCTGCGCTTGTGGCGCGGCGTGCTGGCGCGCTTCTTCGCCTGGGTGTGGGCGGCGGTGGCGGCGGTGCTCGGCAGCGGCCTGCTGCTGGTCGGGCGCGCGGGCTTTGCCGCGGCGCCGCTCAACCAGCACCTGATGCTGCTGCTCGGGCTGGCGATGATGGCGATCTTCGTATACGTGGTGTTCGTGCCCTATGCCGCCCTCGCCAGAGGGGTGGAGGCTGCGGACTGGAAAGGCGCCGGCGCTGCGCTCGGGCGCATCCGCCAGCTGGTGGGGACGAACCTCGTCCTCGGCCTGCTGACGATCGCGCTCGCGACCGCCGGGCAGCTGTTCGGCTGA